The Angustibacter sp. Root456 genome contains the following window.
CGACGCCGGCCAGGGCGATGAGCGCCCCGACCACGGCGGCGGGCAGCTGGCTGCGCAGACCGGCCACCGGCGCTGCCGGCGCCGCAGGCACGATCGGTGGAGGTCCGACGGGCACGGCAGGCGCACCCGCCACCTCCGGTGCCACGCCCGCGGGCGGGGCGGCCGAGATACCGGCGGGTCGGCGTCCGGCGAGGACGTCGTCGACGTTGCCGAAGAACTGGCCGGCCATCTTCTTGGCCACGCCCGTGAGCATGCGCTGCCCGACTCCGCCGACCACTCCGCCGACGACCGCGTCCGCGTCGTAGTCCAGCCGCGTGCAGGTGCCGTCGACGTCGACGAGCACCACGCGGCAGGTCGCGTCCACGGTGCCCGGTGCGCCGGATCCCTTGGCCCGCAACGTG
Protein-coding sequences here:
- a CDS encoding carbon monoxide dehydrogenase subunit G: MKVTGSAVLQAERQRVYEALLDPTVLVGAIPGCESLQPVGDDRYRMSVTAGVASIKGTYDGEVALCDQVAPESFTLRAKGSGAPGTVDATCRVVLVDVDGTCTRLDYDADAVVGGVVGGVGQRMLTGVAKKMAGQFFGNVDDVLAGRRPAGISAAPPAGVAPEVAGAPAVPVGPPPIVPAAPAAPVAGLRSQLPAAVVGALIALAGVVVGWAIARGR